A section of the Oryzias latipes chromosome 10, ASM223467v1 genome encodes:
- the slc25a43 gene encoding solute carrier family 25 member 43 — translation MGSVRTDNRLTTSQSFLCGGFAGFFSKTVTSPLEVVKIKSQVGTFHCRNGFWESFRVICQHEGLRGFWKGNLASCLRLFPYTAVHLATYKKIVHLHMDEFGFISQRRAIFAGGLAGVAAGLVTYPLEVAETRLVIQNYKQPTYIGVCHTLSKIYRNEGLLALYRGFSLTVLGAFPFSVGCLAVYVSVDRLWQEPPPRFTPLQNFINGCIAAGVAQTLSYPFETVKRKMQAQSARLPHFGGVDVHFTGMRDCFLQVVRNKGVLSLWNGLTASTIKIVPYFGLLFTCFEMCKQVCLYRNGYIISPLSYQLTPGVDQSLGPYELKEVKRYLKNRNFSSERPSLGNRW, via the exons ATGGGCTCCGTGAGGACGGATAACAGACTGACGACTTCGCAGAGCTTTCTGTGCGGCGGCTTTGCGGGATTTTTCAGTAAAACTGTCACATCGCCTCTGGAGGTGGTGAAAATCAAGAGCCAAGTGGGAACTTTTCACTGCAGGAACGGTTTCTGGGAAAGTTTCCGGGTCATCTGCCAGCATGAGGGACTTCGAGGATTCTGGAAAGGAAATCTAGCTTCGTGTCTCCGTTTGTTTCCATACACCGCCGTTCATCTAGCAACGTACAAAAA GATAGTCCACCTTCATATGGATGAGTTTGGCTTCATCTCCCAGCGGAGGGCCATATTTGCTGGTGGACTGGCTGGTGTTGCTGCAGGTCTGGTCACATACCctctggaggtagcagagaccAGGCTGGTCATCCAGAACTACAAACAGCCCACGTACATTGGTGTTTGTCACACTCTGTCAAAGATCTACCGAAATGAAGGCCTGCTTGCTCTCTACAGAGGCTTCTCTCTGACTGTCTTGG GCGCGTTTCCCTTCTCTGTAGGATGCTTGGCCGTTTATGTGAGTGTGGACAGGCTGTGGCAGGAGCCGCCTCCTCGCTTCACTCCTTTGCAGAATTTCATCAACGGCTGCATTGCAGCAGGAGTGGCTCAAACCCTCTCCTACCCTTTTGAAACAGTGAAGAGGAAAATGCAG GCGCAAAGTGCCCGTCTTCCTCACTTCGGAGGAGTGGACGTTCATTTCACCGGAATGAGGGACTGTTTCCTGCAAGTCGTCAGAAACAAGGGTGTTCTGTCACTGTGGAATGGCCTCACTGCCAGCACCATCAAG ATCGTTCCCTACTTTGGGCTCCTTTTCACCTGCTTTGAGATGTGTAAGCAGGTCTGCCTTTACCGCAATGGCTATATCATTTCACCTCTGAGCTACCAGCTCACACCCGGGGTCGACCAGAGCCTGGGGCCGTATGAACTCAAAGAGGTCAAGCGCTACTTGAAAAATAGGAACTTTAGCTCAGAGCGACCGTCCCTGGGAAACCGCTGGTGA
- the LOC101171421 gene encoding ADP/ATP translocase 2 — protein MTEQAISFAKDFLAGGIAAAISKTAVAPIERVKLLLQVQHASKQISVDKQYKGIVDCVVRIPKEQGFISFWRGNLANVIRYFPTQALNFAFKDKYKKIFLDGVDKRTQFWRYFAGNLASGGAAGATSLCFVYPLDFARTRLAADVGKTGQGREFKGLGDCLAKIFKSDGLKGLYQGFNVSVQGIIIYRAAYFGVYDTAKGMLPDPKNTHIFVSWMIAQSVTAVAGLVSYPFDTVRRRMMMQSGRKGADIMYTGTINCWRKIARDEGPKAFFKGALSNVLRGMGGAFVLVLYDELKKVI, from the exons ATGACCGAGCAAGCCATCTCCTTCGCCAAGGACTTCCTGGCTGGTGGGATCGCCGCTGCTATTTCAAAAACAGCTGTGGCCCCCATCGAGAGAGTCAAACTTCTCCTCCAG GTTCAACATGCCAGCAAACAGATCTCAGTTGACAAGCAATACAAGGGCATCGTCGACTGTGTTGTCCGTATCCCCAAAGAGCAGGGCTTTATTTCATTCTGGAGAGGAAACCTGGCCAATGTCATCAGATACTTCCCCACGCAGGCCCTCAACTTTGCTTTTAAGGACAAGTACAAGAAGATTTTCCTGGATGGAGTGGACAAGCGCACACAGTTCTGGAGATACTTTGCAGGTAACCTGGCATCCGGAGGCGCCGCAGGGGCCACCTCGCTGTGTTTTGTCTACCCCCTCGACTTTGCCAGAACGCGACTTGCCGCTGATGTTGGTAAAACGGGACAGGGGCGTGAGTTCAAGGGCCTGGGAGACTGCTTGGCGAAGATCTTCAAGTCTGATGGCCTTAAAGGTCTGTACCAGGGCTTCAATGTGTCAGTGCAGGGCATTATCATCTACAGAGCTGCATACTTTGGCGTCTACGACACAGCAAAGG GGATGCTGCCAGACCCCaagaacacacacatttttgttaGCTGGATGATCGCTCAGTCTGTCACGGCTGTTGCTGGGCTTGTGTCTTACCCCTTTGACACCGTTCGGCGTCGTATGATGATGCAGTCTGGACGCAAAGGAG CTGACATCATGTACACTGGCACTATTAACTGCTGGAGGAAGATTGCACGCGATGAAGGACCCAAGGCCTTCTTCAAAGGAGCATTGTCTAATGTGCTCAGAGGCATGGGCGGTGCCTTTGTGCTCGTTTTGTACGACGAGCTGAAGAAAGTCATCTAA